ATGCCCGGTACTGCTCAAGGGGGGGTCTTAAAATAATCTAATACCAGGATGGCCAAATGTTTGCAGAGCAGGGACAGATCCCAGCAGAGAGACGGTCTCATGGACTCACCCCCTCCCATTGCCAGCCATCCCTGGGATCCCACCTTCTCTCCTGTGCTCCCCAGTTACCACCTCCCCTCCCATATCCTGTTAGATTTCCACTAACCAGCCCCCACCGCATCTTCAGTTGTCCTAAGCCCCTTCTAGGCCACTCTGGCAGAATAATGTAGCCTTAAAATGAATGCAAATAGCCCCATGAGGTCTCCTCTGCCCTGGAGACCTCCCTGCCTAGGGTGGGACTGGAGTAAGAGCCCCTCACACACTCTGTTCCCAACCCCCAAAGTAGGGAGCAGATTGGCGTGGGTGGCAGTGCACTATGGGTAttctctgctccccagggccCATATGGGAGCAATGGATAAGGCAGAGCAGCCCCGAGGCTGCTCTAACTGACGCCAGGAGCCAGGCAAGGCCCGGCCTAACCCCAGATTTCAGGGAGCACAAAGGGGATTCAAACCCATTTtatccccatcccagccccagtcGCAGGAAGGGAGTAGCCGGGAATGAGGCCCAGAGGGCTCAGAGCATTAATGAATCCTGTCTCTCTGCAGGGGGCTCCGGGTGCAAACTCTGCCCCACGGACTGGCAGCTGCATGGGGACAAGTGCTACTGGGTCGGCAGTGGAAGTAAAACGTGGAGTGAGAGCCGCTCCGACTGCTCAGcgaggggctcccagctgctggtgaTCCGGGACAAGGCGGAGCTGGTAAAGGGGACGGTAACATcctgcgggagctgcccctgcaggcCTGGGCCCTGGGTAGAGAGTCCGAGGACTCGTATATGCTACATGGTAGATCTAGGATTGTCAATGCTGCCTAAAGGACTTGGACACCCCATTCCCATTAATTGTTAATATCAGGGTGTCCAAATCCCCTAGGCAGCTACGACAAATCTCAGCCTAAATCACCAGCCCTGAGATCAGGGACTGACAATGGTGGATTAAAGCTACCGGTACCCTCCCCCTTCTGGGATGTGCCCAACACAACTCAGCTGGAGAGAggggctgagtgtgtgtgtgtgtgtgtgtgagagagagagagttatgaGGCTTGAGGGCTACAGAGAGAGGGGGTaggtgtggggctgggtggaCAGAAGAGTCTACATGGGGAATACTTGGCGAGATGGACAGGTATGCGTGGGGATGGATAGGTGTGTACAGGGATAGGTGGACAGCCAGACAGTAGTTCTGGGGCTAAAGTTGTTGAGAACTTGGATTTGCAAGAAAAGAGCCGAGAGCAGGTTCTGGTCCCCAGCTGCCTGTCCCACACTCCCTGCAGGCGtccctccagcccctgacacGAGGCACGTATCAGTTCTGGGTCGGACTGTCCCGCCCCTCCCCGGAGAAGGCCTGGACCTGGCTGGACGGCTCCCCGCTGGATCAGACCCTGTGAGTGATTCCTTGAGTCaaaccctttccctcccctccgtgggcagcaggggccggggacagagatggggggaggggatgtttgGGGGAAGGTCAGGACTTTGGGGGAAGTCATTTTCAGTGTAAGGTGACGACAAAGACCCTTCtattcccccccccggcccccagaggaggtgaagctggagccctgggggcgggggacgTCTCCCagagttggggtgtggagggagaagagcaaaggggccaggccagagccctggggatccCCCAGacaatggggcaggggggagggggagacacagaGCCGCCAGAGAGGCAGGAGGGGATCAGGAGGGGGCAGCGTCGGCCCAGCCCGGTGGGGAGGGGACgcggagcaggggagggagatggacagGGTCTAGCCCagcggggaggaggaggctggagcagatccctgggctctgggcagggagaggcCGTTCGAGACCCTggccagggccctgacagtggggagtgggggcagcccccagggcagagctggaggagACGACGGCTGCGGATCCCGTTGGAACAGGGAAGAGCCGCTACCGACTGCGTGTGATGGACCCACACGCGCTGACAGGGCCCCTCTCCTCTGTCCCGCAGGCTCCCGGTGTCAGGCCAGGCTGAGGGGAACAGCTGTGGGATGGTGAACAGAAATCGGATTGGTTCTGACACCTGCAGCTCTGCATTTCAGTCGATTTGCCAGCGAGACGCCGTCCCGCTCTGAGCAGGGTACGGGGGAGACCTCAGAGCGCGGCACCGTTATCCCCGTGTCACACGAGGGGAAACCACACGGCAGACACTGACCTGCCCAAATTACACCGAGAATTGATGGCAAAGTgggaaatggaacccaggagtcctggctcccagccccgccccctcgcccagcactgggaatagaacccaggagtcctggctcccagccccttcccgTCGCCCAgcgctgggaatggaacccaggagtcctggctcccagcccctccccctcgcccagccttgggaatagaacccaggagtcctggctcccagcccctccccctcgcccagcactgggaatagaacccaggagtcctggctcccagcccctccccctcgcccagtgctgggaatggaacccaggagtcctggctcccagcccctccccctcgccagcgctgggaatggaacccaggagtcctggctcccagcccctccccgtcGCCCagtgctgggaatggaacccaggagtcctggctcccagcccctccccctcgcccAGCGCTggctggcagggcttgggctgcaggtaTCAGGCTCTGCAGAGCCCTGGGGCAATTtatccctcaccccccacaggACTGGGAGAGAAGAGTCTGCCCCAGGTCACGTAAATCAGCCCCAATTCAGTGTCCAGTGGAGCAGAActgattgaccccagctggggatctgggctTTCCCCTGGATTTCACCCGATTCATTTCCTTTCACCTCTCTGCCAGGTTCCGCTCTCCGCTCTCTTCCCCGGCGCACCCACTGCTCCCGTCCAGCCTGTGACCTGACGCACCTCTGCCCATCCTGCCCTAACGGATCGTTAACTCCTGTCACTAACGATGGGGTCTCAGCTTCAGAGGTTTCTGTGTGGATGTGCTGTCCACTTGCTACCTCCTTAGGGCACCTTTAAGTAGATCAGTGCCCCCAACCCCGATCCCAAATGGAACCTTTCCCTGTGCATTATTTGACGCTCTCCGGGGTCACTGTCTCTGTCAGAGGAGCCGGATTGGGGTGCTCCATGGCAGTGAGGGGGGCACTACGGGGACGGCTGGGGGCTAACGAACGCCCTGTTACCCCGTGGCCCAGCAGCCCAGGAGGAGATGGCCTGGCAAAGCTGGAGGGCAGGGCGGCTGGCCAGGCTGAGAGCTGACCTTCCAAACAGACCCAAGTGTCTTTAGGAGCCGCCCCCGAGACAACTGGGCTTGTGAGTGCAACAGGACAGAGCTTGTCCGGTCCGCGGAAGAGACAGGGCTGGCGAGCGCTGGCCCGTTCAGGGTTTGGTCCTGGAGCTGGACGAAGGCAACATGCTGAAGGTGCTGTCACAAGAGGGAGACGGTGTGGCCTCCAACCAGAGCCCCAGCATCTACCCTGCAGTTAAACCGCTCCTTCGCTCGAGCCCGGGTTAGGTGGCATGAGCCAGGCGCAGGTGTCCAACTGCCGTGTAAACATCGCCCTTGtgcttcactttccccatctgcgAAATGGGGATATTGATATTGACCTTCCTgcatgaagcactttgagatctacagatgcaAAGCTCGAGATCGGAGctagggatcatcatgatcatggGGACATTAAAGGTTTCTGTTAAACCGTGCGAAAGCTGGGTGTGTTTATTGTTGATGGGCCACAGAGCGACTCGAACCATGGCTTTGACGTGTTATGTGACTTTAGACAAGTCACTTGcccaatctgtgcctcagtttcctctcccaccctttgtctgtcctgtctgttcAGATGGTGAAGGGACCACAATAtagtcctgatctcagctggggcagggactgtctctcgctgtgtgtctgggcaacgcccggcacaacggggccctgatctcagttggagcctcTAACCACTGGTGTCATACTTGATGCTTAGCATGGTGGTGTGGGTTCATGTGTAATTGTCTGCAGTTTGTCTATCAGTAATGGTTCCTGGGGATTGTGTATGGCTAGACAGAGAACAGCTCAGCTCTTtgatgtctctctctcacacacacacacattccactgTGCTCATGACAGACAAGTTCCTTCCCAGGGCAGAGACGTCAGGCTGAGCCCTGCCCTTTCTAGGCAGAGTCCAGGGAAAAGCCCTTCCCCTAGTGAGTGGAGAGCCCTTCCCCTAGAGAACATCACCCCTTGGCAGGCAGAGGGAAAGATGAAGAGGATCGggcagaaaaaggagagagagacacacacacacacttggtggGAGGGGCACTCACAGCCCTCTTGGCAGGATgcagctgctgcctcagtttccctgttggggtgggaggagccatTCACATGAGGATTTAAggtttacaaaataaaaatgtcccTTCTGGGAGCTGGtttattattataaaaatgtcgtacatgtacacacacacacacacagagtctatcCTAGCACGTGCCAGCAATCCTCTTGTCCGCGGTGCCTCTTCACGCTCCTGCAGCCCTCGCAGCAGGGCCTGCAAACCAGCCCTTCTCGCCTTACAGCAGGAGTTTGAGTCCTTCCCCCATGGCTGCAGGGGCCACAACACCTCCAGAGACAGTCTCTGGCAGATCAGTCCAGCCACTGCTCGTCTCCGGCTCCTGCCCTGGGTCTCTGAGAGGAGGGACGCTGCAGGTTTGGCTGTTCCCCTTCCAATTTCCTAGTCAAAAGATTCTGTCTCTGTGCCATAGACGGGGCCCTTGGCTTTTATACCCGTTTCCTCTCCCAGCAGGATTTGCTGCCAATTTTTCACACCCTACTGCTTGTGAAGTACAAACAACTGCCATGTCCTGTCTTATGGCTATAGTGTATTCCATCTGTCCGATTGTTGGGGTGCTCTTGTTTTTCCAGCTATAGCACTGGGACATACACAAGGCAGGACATTATAGTGAAGAGTGTGGTATAAAGGCAGGCATTAGATAGGAGAGAATGACAGATGGAAGGGATTGTCCTCAGTTTATTAGTCCTTGTGGGGACTCCCCTGTTGGCAGGATGCAgctgttgcctcagtttccctacagGGTTGGGAGCAGCGGTTCACATCCCCTCCTGTTCGCTGCTTCTCTTCATGCTCTCGCAGCAGGGCCTGCAAACCAGCCCTTCTCGCCTTACAGCAGGAGATCAGGGGTCCTTCCGCCAGGCTGCAGGGGTTCACCCCAGCCCCTTCATTCCCCTGGCCAGATCGCTCAGCTCTTCTCAGGCTCCTACGCCTGGTTTTTAAGCTGCAGGCTCCAAATGTTATTAAACCTGAACACAGGGGCTGCCCTCAGCCTGGGAGGGCCACGGAGTCTCGCCCCTAATTCAGGGTGGGGCTGCTGGAATGGAGCCATAAAAGACGCACATTATGTGGTCTCCCTGTTAAATCCCTGGAGCACCCCACATTCCCAAATGGGCCAATGGGTGCCAGAGGCTCCAAGGGGAGGAGCTATACGCTGTCTTTCAGCGACCGTCTCTCTTCCTTGCTGCTGGGGCTGTCCCCCTTCGCCAGCCCCATCCAGTCCCCCACTTGCTGAGGCAGCTTGGGACAGCCCCGTTAAAAGGACAAGGCCCAGCCTCATCCAGGTCACTGTCACTGTGCTCTGCCTTCTGTTTTCTCCACTGGTTTGCTGCAGATCCAGCGTCCCTCCCTGGAGCAGCCTGAACTGGAAATATCGCCACTGTTCAGAAAAGCACACAACCCTTCTCCTGCTATTATAAACCTGCAACagcaacaaataaaaataatcagaaatcGAACAAAACTTTGAAAGCAGCCTCCACTAGCAGCCATAATCTGGCTCCAAGCcattttccccaaggtcacagcaaacctggggtgaaaccaggaattgaaccagaTTTCCTAAATCACAGCCCCAGGCCCTAACCACAGGGCCTGTCTTCCGTTTTAAATGTGAGCTGCATCATTCACTGAGTGAACAGAACTCAGAGGGACTCACCAGTTGCTGAATTTGGTGCCACTGACCCATTTCCAGGTCTGGTTCAGGTCCCTCCGGAGGCCGATCCAATAGTTGGGGATGTCTTTATAGCGCATCATGAAATCCTTTgttagaaaaataaaagtaagtaTGCGTCACACACCATTTCTGGGCCCCTACAACCTGCACTTGATTCTCTGAGCTACGACacggggcgctgggcagggggtCCAGGCTGGGAATTCGACACCAAGACATGACAATCCAGACTCGAAGGCAGCACCCATCCGCTCCATGAGCTACGGGGAAGTCAGTCCATGTGTGGACATTGTGCTAAGACtagtctagtttcagagtaacagccgtgttcgtctgtattcgcaaaaagaaaaggaggactcgtggcaccttagagactaaccaatttatttgaagtgagctgtagctcacgaaagctcatgctcagataaatttgttagtctctaaggtgccttttctttttgcaactagTCTAGTGCGCTtagtagagctggctggagctTTTCCATCAAAATATTCTGTGACAGAAAATGTGTTTCCTGCAAAAATGAATTTTTCCAAAAGTAAATTTCGCTGAATTTTTTCCATTTCCACTGAGCAATTATTGTGTTTTGGGTCAGTTCAGCATTAGTCTGTAGCCAGCTGAGCTACCAGGGTGCCTTGTGGGAATTATAGTTGGGCCTCACACCTCCACCTCCCTCTACTATGGGCTGGTTCCCcctagactacatctcccataaagCACCATGGTTTCCCTATTGGCTGAGCCACTGCTGGGCATCATGGGTGATGTAGTCCAACCCGGGATCTCAATGCACAAAAGGGGGCAGAAGGCACCCAAAGGACAACTCGCATGAGGAACCACAGGTGCTGTTCAATGCTGTtcaatgagtcagcagtgtgcccttgttgccaagaaggccaatggcattttgggatgtataagtaggggcatagcgagcagatcgagggacgtgatcgttcccctctattcgacattggtgaggcctcatctggagtactgtgtccagttttgggccccacactacaagaaggatgtggataaattggagagagtccagcgaagggcaacaaaaatgattaggggtctggaacacatgacttatgaggagaggctgagggagctgggattgtttagcctgcagaagagaagaatgaggggagatttgatagctgctttcaactacctgaaagggggttccaaagaggatggctctagactgttctcaatggtagcagatgacagaacgaggagtaatggtctcaagttgcagtgggggaggtttaggttggatattaggaaaaactttttcactaagagggtggtgaaacactggaatgcgttacctagggaggtggtagaatctccttccttagaggtttttaaggtcaggcttgacaaagccctggctgggatgatataactgggaattggtcctgcttcgagcagggggttggactagatgaccttctggggtcccttccaaccctgatattctatgattctatgattctatgaaccaggctgaaacaaaatgttttgatttgcttTGACAAATCAAACTGTTCTGATCTGTGAGTGTCAAAAGAAGTTGGTTTGATCAAACGTCAAAACCAGACATTGTCACATATTTCTGGAACTGACAGGAAAGTTAAAAGTTGAGTCATTTCAGCTTCTTGTCCCGAttccaatattttgacatttatttttatcctACATTTCCCATAGGctggaaattctgattttcaaCCAGCTCCGGTAGTTAGCAGCCATCTGGCTCTGCTCTCAGCTGCACTCCAGGCCTTTACCACTCCTACATGCTGACCAAATCCCTTGATTTTACTGAGAGTCTCATGCtgtttggtgcttttcttaacaccccagctcccggagtcagGTGATTACAAGAGACTCTCATCTTTCATAAGTTTCTAactctcatggttgcagagataaacttgaaaatgtgaccccctaAAAGCTACAACACCAGAAAACAAATTAGAAGCCC
This genomic interval from Caretta caretta isolate rCarCar2 chromosome 14, rCarCar1.hap1, whole genome shotgun sequence contains the following:
- the LOC125629577 gene encoding killer cell lectin-like receptor subfamily F member 1 isoform X4; this encodes MAVIALGIWVSHLMSEKGRTLASPGSDGAGCRDTATPPGSEGAGSRDTATPPGSADRSMAECSARLERFRSQLCPPAQPGPAGGSGCKLCPTDWQLHGDKCYWVGSGSKTWSESRSDCSARGSQLLVIRDKAELASLQPLTRGTYQFWVGLSRPSPEKAWTWLDGSPLDQTLLPVSGQAEGNSCGMVNRNRIGSDTCSSAFQSICQRDAVPL
- the LOC125629581 gene encoding early activation antigen CD69 isoform X2, translated to MVLVPILTITVITLIVALIALSARKSEPCPAGPACPDGWLGYLGKCYYFSETEGNWTYSQNNCSALGASLAVIDTQQEMDFMMRYKDIPNYWIGLRRDLNQTWKWVSGTKFSNWFIIAGEGLCAFLNSGDISSSGCSREGRWICSKPVEKTEGRAQ